One Burkholderia cepacia genomic window carries:
- a CDS encoding MFS transporter translates to MTTLNQASPAYDADVAAPVPRRRWLRVIPPLLMACIISYMDRVNIAFAMPGGMNADLGIGASMAGLAGGIFFFGYLFLQIPGGRLAALGGGKKFIAWSLVSWAVLSALTGLVTEAWQLLALRFLLGVAEGGMLPVVLTMVSNWFPDRERGRANAMVIMFVPLAGMITAPLSGYILATYDWRHLFYGAGLLSLAFLAIWLPFADDSPETARWISPREKAYIAEALAAEREAARVGEQKAAASFGALLRDGTIWRLVLINFCYQVGIYGYTLWLPTLLKNLTHGGMAQVGMLAILPYVGTMLGMSATSYLSDKTGRRRLFIVLPLLGFAACLFLSVRFQATMAVSYAFLIGCGFFLQAAAGVFWAIPPKLCSVETAGSARGLINALGNLGGFCGPYAVGVLTQHVSTAAGVYSLAGALAVAGLLTFTLPKRCEA, encoded by the coding sequence ATGACCACCCTGAATCAGGCGAGCCCGGCCTACGACGCCGACGTCGCCGCCCCCGTTCCGCGCCGCCGCTGGCTGCGCGTGATTCCGCCGCTCCTGATGGCGTGCATCATCTCGTACATGGACCGCGTGAACATCGCGTTCGCGATGCCCGGCGGGATGAACGCCGACCTCGGCATCGGCGCGAGCATGGCCGGCCTCGCGGGCGGCATTTTCTTCTTCGGCTACCTGTTCCTGCAGATTCCGGGCGGCCGCCTCGCGGCGCTCGGCGGCGGCAAGAAGTTCATCGCGTGGTCGCTCGTGAGCTGGGCCGTGCTGTCGGCGCTGACCGGGCTCGTCACCGAAGCGTGGCAACTGCTGGCGCTGCGCTTCCTGCTCGGCGTCGCCGAAGGCGGGATGCTGCCCGTCGTGCTGACGATGGTCAGCAACTGGTTTCCCGATCGCGAGCGCGGGCGCGCGAACGCGATGGTCATCATGTTCGTGCCGCTCGCCGGGATGATCACCGCGCCGCTGTCCGGCTACATCCTCGCGACCTACGACTGGCGCCACCTGTTCTACGGCGCGGGGCTGCTGTCGCTCGCGTTCCTCGCGATCTGGCTGCCGTTCGCGGACGACAGCCCCGAGACCGCGCGCTGGATCTCGCCGCGCGAGAAGGCGTACATCGCCGAGGCGCTCGCCGCCGAGCGGGAAGCCGCGCGCGTCGGCGAGCAGAAGGCCGCGGCGTCGTTCGGCGCGCTGCTGCGCGACGGGACGATCTGGCGGCTCGTGCTGATCAACTTCTGCTACCAGGTCGGCATCTACGGCTATACGCTGTGGTTGCCCACGCTCCTGAAAAACCTCACCCACGGCGGGATGGCGCAGGTCGGGATGCTGGCGATCCTGCCGTACGTCGGCACGATGCTCGGGATGAGCGCGACGTCGTATTTGTCGGACAAGACCGGCCGGCGGCGGCTGTTCATCGTGCTGCCGCTGCTCGGCTTCGCCGCCTGCCTGTTCCTGTCGGTGCGGTTCCAGGCGACGATGGCGGTGTCGTACGCCTTCCTGATCGGCTGCGGCTTTTTCCTGCAGGCGGCGGCCGGCGTGTTCTGGGCGATTCCGCCGAAGCTGTGCAGCGTCGAGACGGCCGGCAGCGCACGCGGCCTGATCAATGCGCTCGGCAATCTCGGCGGGTTCTGCGGCCCGTATGCGGTCGGCGTGCTGACCCAGCACGTGAGCACGGCGGCCGGCGTGTACAGCCTCGCGGGCGCACTCGCGGTGGCCGGGCTGCTGACGTTCACGCTGCCGAAGCGCTGCGAGGCGTGA
- a CDS encoding YncE family protein has product MNDILLLVQKCAHTFSFYDLETRAALKHIVLPNFPHEFTVDANDRYAYVGIFGIETAWTRGHEGDHRIAEIDLVERTHTRMLDLWPYYRPHGMASDREGRLYAMSEAHDMLLVFDRPTEQAVPNLAVPSGGVKTHLVTLTRDASRAYGVHLLSNTVTQFHPRDATVAPRAVMPGPRPEGNALSSDERTLYVANRGDDTLVAIDTETMTCGRRVKTRSDPNRIYRASAPDGRDLLLLTNSGEQSISVFDAQQLEEIERVALPANPTALSFHPSRRAAYVSFQDDYVRELDLDAWRFVGAMPTLREPDASYVLAGPR; this is encoded by the coding sequence ATGAACGACATCCTGCTGCTGGTCCAGAAATGCGCGCACACCTTCAGCTTCTACGACCTCGAAACGCGGGCCGCGCTCAAGCACATCGTGCTGCCGAACTTCCCGCATGAATTCACCGTCGACGCGAACGACCGCTACGCGTACGTCGGCATCTTCGGGATCGAGACCGCGTGGACGCGCGGCCACGAAGGCGATCACCGGATCGCCGAGATCGACCTCGTCGAACGCACGCATACGCGCATGCTCGACCTGTGGCCGTACTACCGGCCGCACGGGATGGCGAGCGATCGCGAAGGCCGCCTGTACGCGATGAGCGAGGCGCACGACATGCTGCTCGTGTTCGATCGTCCGACGGAGCAGGCGGTGCCGAACCTGGCGGTGCCGTCCGGCGGCGTGAAGACCCACCTCGTCACGCTGACGCGCGACGCAAGCCGCGCATACGGCGTGCACCTGCTGTCGAACACGGTCACGCAGTTCCACCCGCGCGACGCGACGGTCGCGCCGCGCGCGGTGATGCCGGGGCCGCGCCCGGAGGGCAACGCGCTGTCGAGCGACGAGCGCACGCTGTACGTCGCGAACCGCGGCGACGACACGCTGGTCGCGATCGACACCGAAACGATGACGTGCGGCCGCCGCGTGAAGACGCGCAGCGATCCGAACCGCATCTACCGTGCAAGCGCGCCGGACGGCCGCGACCTGCTGCTGCTGACCAATTCGGGCGAGCAGTCGATCTCCGTGTTCGATGCGCAGCAGCTCGAGGAGATCGAGCGCGTGGCATTGCCCGCGAACCCGACCGCGCTGTCGTTCCATCCGTCGCGGCGCGCGGCCTACGTGTCGTTCCAGGACGACTACGTGCGCGAGCTCGATCTCGACGCGTGGCGCTTCGTCGGCGCGATGCCGACGCTGCGCGAGCCGGATGCGTCGTATGTGCTCGCCGGCCCGCGCTGA
- a CDS encoding amidohydrolase family protein, with product MCSPARADMRGECILDGMPDALVDAHHHLWRLDAGAHYPWLQDRYDPSRFILGDYAALCRDFDVDDYRRAAQRAPLVASVHVEAERAHDEALAETRWLHDVAAAHGLPSAVVAWVDLLADDAAQRLAEQAAWPRVRGVRFKPCTAPAPDATADGPGTLHDPRWPAALERLAVHGLCWDLRVPFWHLGDAAAMLADALGVDVVLEHAGLPWDRSDAGLARWRRGMEALAALPRVSVKLSEFGLRDAAWNDVENRRIIRDAIAIFGWERCMFASNFPVAGLRVTYPALLRTFADALTDLDDTARRAIWHDNAIRIYRIGMDEQRKQAGE from the coding sequence ATGTGCTCGCCGGCCCGCGCTGACATGCGCGGGGAGTGCATCCTGGACGGCATGCCCGATGCGCTCGTCGACGCGCATCACCACCTGTGGCGGCTCGATGCGGGCGCGCACTATCCGTGGCTGCAGGATCGGTACGATCCGTCGCGCTTCATCCTCGGCGACTACGCGGCGCTGTGCCGGGATTTCGACGTGGACGACTACCGGCGGGCAGCGCAACGCGCGCCGCTCGTCGCGAGCGTGCATGTGGAGGCCGAGCGCGCGCACGACGAGGCGCTGGCGGAGACGCGCTGGCTGCACGACGTCGCGGCCGCGCACGGGCTGCCGTCGGCTGTCGTCGCGTGGGTCGACCTGCTCGCCGACGACGCGGCGCAACGGCTCGCCGAGCAGGCCGCATGGCCACGGGTGCGCGGCGTGCGCTTCAAGCCGTGCACCGCGCCGGCGCCGGATGCGACGGCCGATGGCCCCGGTACATTGCATGATCCGCGCTGGCCCGCGGCGCTTGAACGGCTCGCCGTGCACGGCCTATGCTGGGATCTGCGGGTGCCGTTCTGGCATCTCGGCGACGCGGCCGCGATGCTCGCGGATGCGCTGGGCGTCGACGTGGTGCTCGAACATGCGGGGCTGCCGTGGGACCGCTCGGACGCGGGGCTCGCGCGATGGCGGCGCGGGATGGAAGCGCTGGCCGCGCTGCCGCGCGTGTCGGTGAAGCTGTCCGAATTCGGGTTGCGCGACGCCGCATGGAACGACGTGGAGAACCGGCGAATCATCCGCGACGCGATCGCGATCTTCGGCTGGGAGCGCTGCATGTTCGCGAGCAATTTCCCGGTGGCGGGGCTGCGGGTCACGTATCCCGCGTTGCTGCGCACCTTCGCGGACGCGCTGACGGACCTCGACGACACGGCGCGGCGCGCGATCTGGCATGACAACGCGATCCGGATCTACCGGATCGGCATGGACGAACAGCGAAAGCAGGCAGGTGAATGA
- a CDS encoding aldehyde dehydrogenase (NADP(+)) — translation MQITGEMLIGAASVRGTAGTLRAFDPARGVELEPEYGAGDAADVDRACTLAAAAFDPFRAMPLDVRARFLETIADNLVALGDALIARAHQESALPVARLEGERARTVGQLRLFAALVRDGRWLDATLDAALPDRQPLPRPDLRLQKIPVGPVAVFGASNFPLAFSVAGGDTASAFAAGCPVVVKAHPAHLGTSELVGRAIRQAVAACGLPEGVFSLVIGAGNAIGEALVAHPAIKAVGFTGSRGGGLALMHIAAQRREPIPVYAEMSSINPSFVLPGALAARGGEIARGFVESLTLGVGQFCTNPGLVVVLDGPHTPAFIDAAAQALGSKGAQTMLTTGIADAYARGVSQRAAADGVSAVAQGAQTGAQAAAVPALFATTQPAFVSNPRLEDEIFGPTSLIVTCRDIDEMIDLAEHVEGQLTATLHLDPDDYALARRLLPTLERKAGRILANGYPTGVEVAHAMVHGGPFPATSDSRTTSVGTLAIERFLRPVCYQALPQALLPAALQDGNPLGVWRLKDGRFGRE, via the coding sequence ATGCAGATCACTGGAGAGATGTTGATCGGCGCTGCGTCGGTGCGCGGCACGGCAGGGACGCTGCGCGCGTTCGATCCGGCGCGCGGCGTCGAACTGGAACCCGAGTACGGCGCGGGCGACGCGGCGGACGTGGATCGGGCATGCACGCTCGCGGCGGCGGCGTTCGATCCGTTTCGCGCGATGCCGCTCGACGTGCGCGCACGTTTTCTGGAGACGATCGCCGACAATCTCGTCGCGCTCGGCGACGCGCTGATCGCGCGTGCGCACCAGGAATCGGCGCTGCCGGTCGCACGGCTCGAAGGCGAGCGCGCACGCACGGTCGGCCAGCTCCGGCTGTTCGCGGCGCTGGTGCGTGACGGCCGCTGGCTCGACGCGACGCTCGATGCCGCGCTGCCGGACCGGCAGCCGCTGCCGCGTCCCGACCTGCGGCTGCAGAAGATTCCGGTCGGCCCGGTCGCGGTGTTCGGCGCGAGCAATTTCCCGCTCGCGTTCTCGGTGGCGGGCGGCGATACGGCGTCGGCGTTCGCGGCCGGCTGCCCGGTGGTCGTAAAGGCGCATCCCGCGCATCTCGGCACGTCGGAACTCGTCGGGCGCGCGATCCGGCAGGCGGTCGCCGCGTGCGGCCTGCCGGAAGGCGTGTTCTCGCTCGTGATCGGTGCGGGCAACGCGATCGGCGAGGCGCTCGTCGCGCATCCGGCGATCAAGGCGGTCGGCTTCACCGGTTCGCGCGGCGGCGGGCTCGCGCTGATGCACATCGCCGCGCAGCGGCGCGAGCCGATTCCGGTCTACGCGGAAATGAGCAGCATCAATCCGAGCTTCGTGCTGCCCGGCGCGCTCGCGGCGCGCGGCGGCGAGATCGCGCGCGGCTTCGTCGAATCGCTGACGCTCGGCGTCGGCCAGTTCTGCACGAACCCGGGGCTCGTGGTCGTGCTCGACGGGCCGCACACGCCGGCGTTCATCGACGCGGCCGCGCAGGCGCTTGGCAGCAAGGGCGCGCAGACGATGCTGACGACGGGAATCGCGGACGCCTACGCGCGCGGCGTCTCGCAACGCGCGGCGGCGGACGGCGTGAGCGCGGTCGCGCAAGGCGCGCAGACTGGCGCGCAGGCGGCCGCGGTGCCCGCGCTGTTCGCGACGACGCAGCCCGCGTTCGTGTCGAACCCGCGGCTCGAGGACGAAATCTTCGGGCCGACGTCACTGATCGTCACGTGCCGCGACATCGACGAGATGATCGACCTCGCCGAGCACGTCGAAGGGCAGCTGACCGCGACGCTGCATCTCGACCCGGACGACTACGCGCTCGCGCGCCGCCTGCTGCCGACGCTCGAGCGCAAGGCCGGGCGGATACTCGCGAACGGTTATCCGACCGGCGTCGAGGTCGCGCATGCGATGGTGCACGGCGGGCCGTTCCCGGCGACGTCGGATTCACGCACGACGTCGGTCGGCACGCTCGCGATCGAGCGCTTCCTGCGGCCGGTGTGCTACCAGGCGTTGCCGCAGGCGCTGCTGCCGGCGGCGTTGCAGGACGGCAATCCGCTCGGGGTGTGGCGACTGAAGGATGGGCGGTTCGGGAGGGAATGA
- a CDS encoding GNAT family N-acetyltransferase gives MLTIRPMTEEDFALFWPTYRAIVAAQETYAFDPAQTEDAARALWLDAPLCTWIAEEDGVVLGSYYLKANAAGPGNHVCNCGYMVSEAARGRGVARLMCEHSQQVARERGFLAMQFNSVVATNEVAVALWQKLGFEIVGRLPRAYRHARLGFVDCLVMSKWLGARA, from the coding sequence ATGCTCACGATTCGTCCGATGACCGAAGAGGATTTTGCGCTGTTCTGGCCGACCTATCGCGCCATCGTCGCTGCTCAGGAAACCTATGCATTCGACCCCGCGCAGACCGAGGACGCCGCGCGCGCGCTATGGCTCGATGCGCCGCTCTGCACGTGGATCGCCGAGGAGGACGGCGTGGTGCTGGGCTCGTACTACCTGAAGGCGAACGCGGCCGGCCCCGGCAATCACGTGTGCAATTGCGGCTACATGGTGAGCGAGGCCGCGCGCGGCCGTGGCGTCGCGCGCCTGATGTGCGAGCACTCGCAGCAGGTTGCGCGCGAGCGCGGTTTCCTCGCGATGCAGTTCAACTCGGTGGTCGCGACGAACGAGGTGGCGGTCGCGCTGTGGCAGAAGCTGGGATTTGAAATCGTCGGGCGCCTGCCGCGTGCGTATCGACACGCGCGGCTCGGGTTCGTCGATTGCCTCGTGATGTCCAAGTGGCTGGGGGCGCGCGCATAG
- a CDS encoding leucyl aminopeptidase, with translation MLNLHRALGFHPALRDKLARADQGKLLVAYDARNRDIALRAFAALPDSLDATTLCLESTPPAEIVAAIGRADLFVLLYDSSCLPTPSPSGPPFLAAIRPAIVEHWSKSVLFKDYGPHLDEAFAESLDDIAARNGRLIDAAARAAQIRFIDEAGNTLTGSLAPDQKWTSVDGMGNLDVVPGEIATHVTDLNGTIVFSGTFLGTVPFAIKYKVAERLATLQVENSTIVGFDSEHPDFRRDFSAYLDRHPNHRRIEEFGIGTNLGIRGLYGRNAGFEERHPGLHLGLGGGENGSHHLDLIFARGTLALDDRIVFDGAFAV, from the coding sequence ATGCTGAACCTGCACCGCGCACTCGGCTTCCATCCCGCGCTGCGCGACAAGCTGGCGCGCGCAGACCAGGGCAAGCTGCTGGTCGCCTACGACGCGCGCAACCGCGACATCGCGTTGCGCGCATTTGCCGCCCTGCCCGATTCACTCGACGCCACGACCCTCTGCCTCGAAAGCACCCCGCCCGCCGAGATCGTCGCGGCAATCGGCCGCGCCGACCTGTTCGTGCTGCTGTACGACTCGTCGTGCCTGCCGACACCGTCGCCGAGCGGGCCGCCGTTCCTCGCCGCGATCCGCCCCGCGATCGTCGAGCACTGGAGCAAGTCGGTGCTGTTCAAGGATTACGGCCCGCATCTCGACGAGGCGTTCGCCGAATCGCTCGACGACATCGCGGCACGCAACGGCCGGCTGATCGACGCGGCCGCGCGCGCAGCGCAGATCCGCTTCATCGACGAAGCCGGCAACACGCTGACGGGCTCGCTCGCGCCGGACCAGAAATGGACGAGCGTGGACGGGATGGGCAACCTCGACGTCGTGCCCGGCGAGATCGCGACGCACGTGACCGATCTCAACGGCACGATCGTCTTCAGCGGCACGTTTCTCGGCACCGTGCCGTTCGCGATCAAGTACAAGGTGGCCGAGCGGCTCGCGACGCTGCAGGTCGAGAACAGCACGATCGTCGGTTTCGACAGCGAGCATCCGGACTTCCGGCGCGATTTCTCGGCCTATCTCGACCGGCATCCGAATCACCGGCGGATCGAGGAATTCGGCATCGGCACGAACCTCGGCATTCGCGGCCTGTACGGCCGCAATGCGGGGTTCGAGGAACGCCATCCTGGCCTGCACCTCGGGCTCGGCGGCGGCGAAAACGGCAGCCACCATCTCGACCTGATCTTCGCGCGCGGCACGCTCGCGCTCGACGACCGGATCGTGTTCGACGGCGCGTTCGCCGTCTGA
- a CDS encoding acetyltransferase: MRIRERTPEDNPALLDIWHRAVQATHTFLTEHDIAALYPQVRDLYLPSVAVWVAEADDGRVAGFIGVNDAQVEMLFVDPERFGQRVGTRLLDHVRAKHARLTVDVNEQNPGAHAFYRRYGFRDVGRSATDSAGRPFPLIHMAY, encoded by the coding sequence ATGAGGATCCGAGAACGCACCCCCGAGGACAATCCCGCGCTGCTGGACATCTGGCACCGCGCCGTGCAGGCCACGCACACGTTCCTCACCGAACACGACATCGCCGCGCTCTACCCGCAGGTTCGCGATCTCTACCTGCCGAGCGTCGCGGTATGGGTCGCCGAAGCCGACGACGGCCGCGTCGCCGGCTTCATCGGCGTGAACGACGCGCAGGTCGAGATGCTGTTCGTGGATCCCGAGCGGTTCGGCCAGCGCGTCGGCACGCGCCTGCTCGATCATGTCCGCGCGAAGCATGCGCGCCTGACGGTCGACGTCAACGAGCAGAACCCGGGCGCGCACGCGTTCTATCGCCGCTACGGCTTCCGGGACGTCGGACGCTCGGCGACGGATTCCGCCGGCCGGCCGTTTCCGCTGATTCACATGGCGTATTGA
- a CDS encoding LysE family translocator: protein MTAMTAVFGILVALWLGAMIPGPSFVLVARNAIGLSRRDGLATALGMGIGGIVFGGVALAGLYTLLQAVEWLYVGLKVAGGAYLIYMASKIWRGAAHPIEVADPAAARVGNPRKSFWTGLTTQLSNPKTAIWYGSIFAALLPQHPPLWCYLALPPLVFGVEFGWYTIVALCFSTRRPRELYLRAKKWVDRVAAGAITLLGLRLLAAAPHAGL, encoded by the coding sequence ATGACCGCAATGACCGCCGTTTTCGGCATTCTGGTCGCGCTATGGCTCGGCGCGATGATTCCGGGCCCGAGCTTCGTGCTGGTTGCCCGCAATGCGATCGGGCTGTCGCGCCGCGACGGGCTGGCCACCGCGCTCGGCATGGGCATCGGCGGCATCGTGTTCGGCGGCGTCGCGCTGGCCGGGCTCTATACGCTGCTGCAGGCCGTCGAATGGCTGTACGTGGGCCTCAAGGTGGCGGGCGGCGCGTACCTGATCTACATGGCGTCGAAGATCTGGCGCGGCGCGGCTCACCCGATCGAGGTCGCCGATCCGGCCGCGGCCCGCGTCGGCAACCCGCGCAAGTCGTTCTGGACGGGCCTCACGACCCAGCTCAGCAACCCGAAGACGGCGATCTGGTACGGCAGCATCTTCGCGGCGCTGCTCCCGCAGCATCCGCCGCTGTGGTGCTATCTGGCGCTGCCGCCGCTCGTGTTCGGCGTCGAGTTCGGCTGGTACACGATCGTCGCGCTGTGCTTCTCCACGCGCCGGCCGCGCGAGCTCTACCTGCGCGCGAAGAAGTGGGTCGACCGCGTCGCGGCCGGCGCGATCACGCTGCTCGGGCTGCGGCTGCTCGCGGCGGCGCCGCACGCGGGGCTCTGA